The stretch of DNA TGGAGGCAGAAGTTTCTGGAGAGGTGGTCGAGATTTTGGTGGAAAATGCCCAACCGATTGAGTTTGGACAGGTCTTGATGCGAGTGAAACCGAATTAGAGTTTAGACTTGATTGGGATCTAGGGATAAGGCAGGATAGATCGTTTGAGAAACATTACAATTGAGGTGTTCTAGACTTCAATCTTTAGGTAAAACAATGATCGATCCTAAAATTATCCATACTCTTGTTCAGATGCCCAAGCCTCTGCAAACAGAAGTTGGTCATTATGCTCAGTATCTTCTGGAGAAATACTTAAAAAGTAAATCGGATCTGGAATATTTAGAAGCTGAGGATGAAGACATGACCGCAGATAGGATTCGAGACAAGTTAGAAGCAATGGGTATCACGGATGAAGATGTGACCAATGCAATAGCCTGGAGTCGAAAAGACCTATAAACATGACAATACGAGTGGTACTTGATACCAATATAGTGCTTTCTGCTTTGATTTTTCGTCAGGGTAGATTGTCGTGGCTTAGAGAAGCATGGAGTCAGAAACAGATAATCCCCCTCGTTTCAGGGGACACAGAGGAAGAAATTCGACGAGTTCTGAGTTATCCCAAATTTAAGCTTTCTAGTCTTGAACAAAGTGTTCTACTTGATGAATATTTAGCTTATTGCGAACGTTGCCCAATACCTGAACCGCCTCCTTCTGTGCCAGAATGCCGCGATCCAAAAGATACTCCTTTTC from Roseofilum reptotaenium CS-1145 encodes:
- a CDS encoding putative toxin-antitoxin system toxin component, PIN family; protein product: MTIRVVLDTNIVLSALIFRQGRLSWLREAWSQKQIIPLVSGDTEEEIRRVLSYPKFKLSSLEQSVLLDEYLAYCERCPIPEPPPSVPECRDPKDTPFLCLAIAGQADYLVTGDRDLLVVGELFSVPIITGERLYQRMFLEQDE
- a CDS encoding DUF2281 domain-containing protein; the protein is MIDPKIIHTLVQMPKPLQTEVGHYAQYLLEKYLKSKSDLEYLEAEDEDMTADRIRDKLEAMGITDEDVTNAIAWSRKDL